A segment of the Thermothielavioides terrestris NRRL 8126 chromosome 3, complete sequence genome:
CAGGCCCATCTGCACGACGTCATCGCGCCAGAACTCCCACAGGGTCGAGTCGGCGGCCAGGGTGGTGTGGGTCTTGGTCGTGAAGTTGtgcagcagctccagctccagcatCGGCAGCTCTTCGCCGTCCGGGGGCGTGATGGCCAGGTTGGGGCCGGGAGACGGCGCCCTGGCGAAAGAGGCCGGGGACTGTGCCTTGGCTTTGGACGTATGTGGTGCCATGCTTACGGCCGGGCCTCCTTTGAGAAAGGGGCATTGTACGCCGTGGGATATGCAGTTGAGACATGCCGGGTGTCTCTCGTCGCACTGGCACGCTCGAGTCAGTGGCAGCGAACAGACAGGGCATGCCGGAGACGGAGTGCAGAGGATTCCACCTTGATCTTCCTCGCCTTGCACGTGGAACAGCCCGTGCGGCTCTTCTTGTGCGTCCGGCGGCCAGCAACCGCGTACCCCGGGCGTAGTTGTATCGAAGGTAAGGATGCGGGGGTGGAAGGCGTGGAGGTGGACGGGTTGGCGGCAGATACCGAGCCTGAGCCGGGAGACGGCGGGAGACGTGACATCGTTGAAACAATGAATCAACCTTCCCGACCAGTCCTGGGGAGGCCTGGCTGATTGGCCGGAAGTCAAACGAATGGCAGCGCTAGTGGCGGGCCGAGTCGTGGATCCTCCGGGCCGTCGATGGGCAAGTCGAGTCGAGGCTGTCACTCTGTTAGTCTCGATGTCGCATGAGGAGACCAAACATGATCAGCGTATGACGTGGATGATGCGGTCCAGCAGTTAGGTCCCGCTTCCGTTGGAGTAGTGTATGTACAATCTTATCAGGACCGCGGAGAGTCGGGGATTCATGTGCCGCGGTAGCCCTTTAGCCCCTGGGCGGGCTGGCTTGCCAGGCTGGGCGAGTGGACCAGTATCCAGGATTTCAGACGACGATCCAGCGGCTGGTCCCGCATCCCTGCATGCCACAGCAGCACAAGGCTCGATATCAAGACTGTGCAGTGTAACTAACGAACTGGTTAGTGTGCCACAGAGGTTGTGAAACAATAAGGTACAGTACCTGATTCACAGAGGTGTGTAAAGCCCGCTCACTGTTCAGGGCAGAAACCACACGAACCTACCCTCCTAGCTGAGCACGTCGGGTATGTTCAGGACAATTTTCCTGCCTGACTTCTGTGACCGTCGAAAGTTCTTCGCCAAGCGAGCAGTCAGCTACGGCTGGTGGGGCGTCGAAGAATGCTTTGACGGATTGCGAACTTCTATCCGAATATACGCACCCCGGGCTGTGGATGCAGACGTATTCGGCTTGGGCGCATGGCTCCAGCAAATCAGACCTGTGGCAGCCCTACCCTACCTCCACCCTGTGCCGTGCCCCTACTCGCATTTACGCGTCCCAGGTCCCTGGGCAATGTCCGAGCCACACTTCAAAATCCGGAGATAAGCTGCCCCTGGCGCCATGCGCAGCGCTCACTGGTTCGGACTGCGCACCGCGCCTCGTTTCCCACGCGATATCGGGCGCGGCCTTCGAAACGAGGGACTCGAGGGATGCGATGTGACCTTGCAGTCCGACGAACCCTCTCCCGAGAATCCACTAGTGCTGCGGCACAACTGTGAACACGCTATTATAAACTCTGCATCCTCGCCTCGGTCCCGTCTCACGTCCACCTATCCCAAAGTTCCATCATGTTTTTCAAGTCTGTGAAGTTCAACGCTGTCGCTCGCTCGCTTCCCTTTGTGCCGTGAACCCGTCCGGACCGCCGGGCTTTTAATCTCGCCGAGCCAGGTCCACTGTTGGTCCCACTTCTCCGGGCTTGCCGTTGGCGGTTACGGATCCCCCGGGCCAGTTTTCCAGTCCATCTTCGTTGATTCACCTCGACGGGCGTCGCCGTCATGTCGACAACCACCACGATACCCCCCGGGTGGCGGCCGACCTATGAAACATGCCACGAGGTGTCTGTCCTCTGCCCCGTCAAGGCCACCACGCTCGGCTACTACCCCAACCGCGGCCTCAACATCTTCTTCGCCGTCGCTTACGCTTTGGCGGCCGTGGTGACCCTAATCTTTGGCGTGTGGAAGCGCACATGGGGTTTTTCCATCGCCGTGACGGCAGGATGCATCCTTGAGTGTGTCGGTATGCAGTACCGCTCGCTCTCCTCCATCCGTTTCCCAGGACACCCCATGCTGACTAGAacccctctcccccctcccctcaAAAAAAGGCTACGTCGGCCGCACCCAGCTGTCCACCAACCCCTGGAATGACACCGCGTTCAAGACCCAGATCGTCGCCATCATCCTCGGCCCGACCCTGATCTGCATCGGCCTGTACCTGACGCTCAAGCACACCGTGACGGCGCTCAACCGGTCGCTGAGCCGGGTCGCGCCGCGCGTGTACCCGCTCTTCTTCGTGCCCGCCGACGTCTCGTGCCTGGTCGTGCAggccatcggcggcggcatcgccgcctcggccgggtACAACAACTACAAGCTGCTGCAGAACGGCAACCGCACCAtcatcgccggcgtcgccctgcaggtcgtcgtgctcggcgcCTTCGGCCTGATGGCCGGCGACTACCTGTTCCGCGCCCGGCGCTACTtccgccagcccgccgccgtcgcgcccgAGTTCCggtccggcgccgcgctATGGGCCGACAGGAAGTTCAAGATGTTCCTCTGGGCCATGGGCGCCGCCtacgcgctgctgctgatcCGCTGCATCTACCGCATCGCCGAGatggccggcggctgggggTCGCCGATCATGCAGGACGAGCCGGTGAGTTTCGCACCGCGCAATCCGCGCAACGCTCCGGTCAAGAGTGAGGCTAAACTCAGATTGGTTTCGCAGTCGTTCATTGCGCTCGAGTCGTTCATGGTCGTCATTGCTTGCGCCCTGCTGGCTGCCTTCCCGCCGGGCATCTTCTTCCCGCAGATGTCGCACAAGTTCGTGCccatcgaggaggagaagcagcCGCAGACGGAGAGCGACTCGGCGGGCTTCGAGATGGGGCGCGTTTGAACCACCACACCAGCATGACAACCTCGCTCGGCACTTAGAATTCTAGATGATAGATGACATGATCAATAGATATAGCAGAACGCCAGCGACATAGACGTTCGAAATAAATCATCATCCCAGCCATCCATGGTATGCGGTGAGCCGCGGCCCCATCCGCGCGCCTCATTGCCTCTCCAGACACCATTTGTGACATTGATTTATCACAGGCCGACGTGCCGCGTGATTGTCGACCTCGGTGTGCGCCGCGACGGGCAAAATCATATCCACAGGGAGGTCGCAGTGATCGTGTCGAAATCACTCTGGCCGCCCGGCCGACCCTAGAAAGGGCTAGTCGTTCCCTGGCGTGGGCGCGGCCACTTGATGGGGGGGTAGATTCGTTGGCCAGAGGAGAAGCTGAAGGAGATCAGTACCTGAGTGAATAGGGAGAGAAGGAGAAAGACAGTAATAGAAATATCAGCTTTATATGAGAATCCTGGGCCTAACTTTCCAAGTCTTTCCAGGTCTCAAGCTCGAGTAATGCTCTAAGCTGTATCCATAAATGCTGCTGCTAGTATTCAACAACGTGTGACCCCCCATCCGGATGAACTCCGCGTTATAGGAGAAGTTTGCCGTGCCGTGAATGCAGTTCTTCTGGTTCATGTGCACGACGATGTAGTCGTCTAGTCGTCGAAGTGGCTCTGGGCCGCCGAAAaggccgggtcggcgggaggaggggtCCACATGCATTTTCCTGCTCTGATGTGGTCCTTTCGCTTCTCTCTGGGCATATGGTCCTTTGAAGTTGGACCGGGGGTAACATTCGGGCCCACCAGCGACTCTCGGCTCTGGAGGAGACGGTCTCGTTACTCTTTAAAAATGTAGTGTAGGGATGCCTCGGCTGGGGACTGTACGCGAGATCCTAACCCTGGAGTCCCGACCACTCCCCTTGTTGGGAGACGTCACATACTCAAGCAGTGCCTCGGATCGCCACGAGTTGAGCCCCGAAGAGTATGTATCTATCCTTCTCGCGGTTTCCCCGCACGCAGCAACAGTTCTCTACAACCAAGAGAGCTTCTTTAGACCGCGGGGATCTGGACACCAGGGAGTGCTGATTGAGCCCTGTGTGTAGAAGCAGCCACCGGATGATTGCAACTCCGCCGCGGTTAAGTTATCCGGTTACTACTTAGTAATCTCCACGGCCGAAGTAGAGTGCACGTGGCTTCTCGGGGGCTCGAAGGTTCTCGAGCAAGGCACCGAACTGCCCGGTCTACTCATCACGGATTAGACTCCGCCAGatgctgcagcaggccgaggaatACCGACCAGACAGATTCTACAATTGGCGCGCATCTGCTTCGGGCGCGAGCCAGCTAGTTAACGCGGCACTTGCCCGGAGAAGCATGGTTAGCTGTCGGTTGCTCTGGTCGCTAACCGGGTTTGTGGATTTCTCTGCGGAGAACCCTGGGGAGCCGTTGGGGTCGCCAGGGGTTTAGCATGCGGCTTGACCTCCTCCCCAGAAAATGCAACGGGACGCACCCGATGACGCGGTCGCCATGTGGACAGCCTCGTATcatgggcggcgggctgggcgcAAAGCCCCTCCCTCTGGCCCCGGCCAGACAGGTTGCTGTCAGCCGCGCCAATAACTTGCCATGTACACGGCAGTTAAAGGTTCCACGAATGATCAGCGGGCGGCAGGAGCCGAAGACGACGTCGTGAATTGTGCATATATTCGGCACATCTGGGCCGGTTGTAACCATGGCTATTCCGCCAGGTCACGTCTGATCACTCCCGTCTCAGCGGACAACAATCGCCAAGATGCGGTGGTCAACGCTCGTCCTGTCGCTTCTGCCCATCGTCTCGGCTGCTCCCAAGGAGAAGACGCCGAAGACCTTCTCGCAGCGAGTGGTGTTCACGCCCCCCAGCAACTACACCATCCCGCGCGTGCTCTACGCCCGCACCGCTCAGTTCAAAGATGGCACCTTGCTAGCGACGTGGGAGAACTACAGCCCGGAACCACCCCCGGTGTACTTCCCCATCTTTCAGTCCACCGACGGCGGCTACAACTGGAACGAGATCGCGCGGGTCCAGGATACCGCCAACGGATTAGGTGAGTGCAACTTTCACAGACCGTCTTGTGCCTGCTGCACGCTGGGGAATGAGAACCTAATGCCGGATCCACAGGCCTCCGCTACCAGCCGTTCCTGTACATCCTCGAGGAGCCGTTTGCCGGCTTCCCCAAGGAGACGGTGCTGCTCGCGGGCAACTCGATTCCCACCGACCTCTCGAGCACGCACATCGACCTGTACGCGTCCACCGACAGGGGCAGGACGTGGCAGTTCCTGTCGCAcatcgcggccggcggcgaggcggtgcCGGACAATGGCCTCACGCCCGTCTGGGAGCCCTTCCTGATGCGGTACAAGGACACGATCATCTGCTACTACTCGGACCAGCGCGACAACGCGACGCACGGCCAGAAGATGTCGCACCAGACGACCAGGGACCTGAAGAACTGGGGCCCCGTCATCACCGACGTCGCGTACCCGACCTACACGGACCGGCCGGGCATGCCCACGGTGGCGCGGCTGCCCAACGGCAAGTACATCATGACGTACGAGTACGGCGGGGGCCCCGCGATCCCGACGTCGTACTCGTTCCCGGTCTACTACAAGGTGGTGGCGGACCCGGAGACATTcggcgcggcgacgggcaCGTCGCTCCAGACGACGGACGGCTACGTGCCCACCAGCTCGCCCTACGTCGTGTGGAGTCCCGTGGGCGGCAAGAACGGCACCATCATCGTCAGCGCCGGCAGCTCGGGCGACGTGTACATCAACACGGGCCTGGCCGAGCCCGGCACGCCCTGGACGCGTGTCGCGACGCCCGAGCCAAGCGCCTACACGCGCAACCTGCGCGTGCTCAACGACCCGACCAAGCTGCTGATCATGGGCGCCGGTCAGCTGccgcccagcaccaccaACAAGGTCGAGCTCAGCGTTATGGACATCAGCAAACTGAAGGCGGCGTTGTGATGTGATGTGACGAGCGGGTGCTGTCCGTAGATAGGCCTTAATATTATAGGCGGTCGTAAAAATGCTGGCCTCTGAAGTGATGTTGACGAACACCATGTGCCGTTTTCTTGAATGCCCGGGCCCCGCCCCATCGGATGGCTCGCCAGCCGTGCAATCCTTGCAGTCACAGCACGTCTTTGAGCATGACAGCTGCCCCCTTCTATTTTCCGTCATTTGTGCCACGGAAACCCCAgggacgccgccggcgtctgGCGCCTGTGGTCTGCCACGGCTGGCA
Coding sequences within it:
- a CDS encoding glycoside hydrolase family 93 protein (CAZy_ID 269687), with product MRWSTLVLSLLPIVSAAPKEKTPKTFSQRVVFTPPSNYTIPRVLYARTAQFKDGTLLATWENYSPEPPPVYFPIFQSTDGGYNWNEIARVQDTANGLGLRYQPFLYILEEPFAGFPKETVLLAGNSIPTDLSSTHIDLYASTDRGRTWQFLSHIAAGGEAVPDNGLTPVWEPFLMRYKDTIICYYSDQRDNATHGQKMSHQTTRDLKNWGPVITDVAYPTYTDRPGMPTVARLPNGKYIMTYEYGGGPAIPTSYSFPVYYKVVADPETFGAATGTSLQTTDGYVPTSSPYVVWSPVGGKNGTIIVSAGSSGDVYINTGLAEPGTPWTRVATPEPSAYTRNLRVLNDPTKLLIMGAGQLPPSTTNKVELSVMDISKLKAAL